The Flavobacterium sp. 123 genome contains a region encoding:
- a CDS encoding GAF domain-containing protein, which yields MTFKELQPKIIEITSNTTLSRDEKLLNVCKLLNENIEYYNWVGFYFANHETKTLHLGPYVGAETDHTIIPFGKGICGQVAVSNKNFVVPDVAAQDNYIACSFTVKSEIVVPLFVKGENIGQIDIDSHVLNPFTEADENFLEFVNQEIAKLF from the coding sequence AATAGAAATAACATCAAATACAACACTTTCCAGAGATGAAAAATTGCTGAATGTTTGTAAACTATTAAATGAGAATATTGAATATTACAATTGGGTTGGATTCTATTTTGCAAATCATGAAACTAAAACACTGCATTTAGGACCTTATGTTGGAGCCGAAACAGACCACACAATTATCCCGTTTGGAAAAGGAATATGCGGTCAGGTTGCCGTATCAAATAAAAATTTTGTAGTTCCAGATGTAGCCGCTCAAGACAACTATATTGCTTGCAGTTTCACCGTTAAATCTGAAATTGTTGTTCCACTTTTTGTTAAGGGAGAAAATATTGGCCAAATAGACATTGACAGCCATGTGCTAAATCCATTTACTGAAGCGGATGAAAACTTTTTAGAATTTGTAAATCAGGAAATTGCAAAATTATTTTAA